A window from Temnothorax longispinosus isolate EJ_2023e chromosome 1, Tlon_JGU_v1, whole genome shotgun sequence encodes these proteins:
- the LOC139809887 gene encoding uncharacterized protein isoform X1, with protein sequence MEISKADKKAEKSEASEMELKLLEEELTKLNAAGEELYLPYCISKENQEEEKTERLKDVFLKDQEFAGIESSNEIALSKYVMESKEMKNVMKEFEDKLKVMTESYEEKLKEAERKSKEEMEEKLKEMNDLIKSTRAEYDGLVEYGNQTKNFMREKLDEVKMKDTRTSSLPNMPGRSTTEESESGRTQASGSAMVTTTKCFNCDEFGHLGRDCPRQGTNIKMCYECRQFVTHRAAQCPKRLANSKEKRNY encoded by the exons ATGGAAATATCGAAAGCCGATAAAAAGGCGG AAAAATCCGAGGCCTCAGAAATGGAGCTAAAACTGTTGGAAGAAGAGCTGACCAAACTAAATGCAGCAGGAGAAGAATTGTATCTTCCCTACTGCATATCGAAAGAAAATCAGGAGGAAGAAAAGACCGAAAGATTGAAAGATGTGTTTTTGAAAGATCAAGAATTTGCAGGAATCGAAAGTTCAAATGAAATCGCGTTATCTAAATACGTGATGGAGtcgaaagaaatgaaaaatgtaatgaaaG AATTCGAGGATAAACTGAAAGTAATGACCGAAAGTTAcgaggaaaaattgaaagaggCCGAAAGGAAATCGAAAgaagaaatggaagaaaaacTAAAGGAAATGAATGATCTGATAAAATCCACTCGAGCAGAGTATGATGGTTTAGTAGAATATGGTAATCAAACCAAAAACTTCATGAGAGAAAAATTGGATGAGGTAAAAATGAAAGACACTCGAACGAGTTCTCTTCCAAACATGCCCGGAAGATCTACAACC gAAGAGAGTGAGTCTGGAAGAACGCAAGCGTCCGGAAGTGCCATGGTGACCACGACCAAGTGTTTTAATTGCGACGAGTTTGGACATTTGGGACGTGACTGTCCAAGACAAGGGACGAACATCAAAATGTGCTATGAATGCAGACAGTTCGTGACACATAGAGCTGCTCAATGTCCAAAGAGGTTGGCAAActcgaaagaaaaaag
- the LOC139809887 gene encoding uncharacterized protein isoform X2: MELKLLEEELTKLNAAGEELYLPYCISKENQEEEKTERLKDVFLKDQEFAGIESSNEIALSKYVMESKEMKNVMKEFEDKLKVMTESYEEKLKEAERKSKEEMEEKLKEMNDLIKSTRAEYDGLVEYGNQTKNFMREKLDEVKMKDTRTSSLPNMPGRSTTEESESGRTQASGSAMVTTTKCFNCDEFGHLGRDCPRQGTNIKMCYECRQFVTHRAAQCPKRLANSKEKRNY; this comes from the exons ATGGAGCTAAAACTGTTGGAAGAAGAGCTGACCAAACTAAATGCAGCAGGAGAAGAATTGTATCTTCCCTACTGCATATCGAAAGAAAATCAGGAGGAAGAAAAGACCGAAAGATTGAAAGATGTGTTTTTGAAAGATCAAGAATTTGCAGGAATCGAAAGTTCAAATGAAATCGCGTTATCTAAATACGTGATGGAGtcgaaagaaatgaaaaatgtaatgaaaG AATTCGAGGATAAACTGAAAGTAATGACCGAAAGTTAcgaggaaaaattgaaagaggCCGAAAGGAAATCGAAAgaagaaatggaagaaaaacTAAAGGAAATGAATGATCTGATAAAATCCACTCGAGCAGAGTATGATGGTTTAGTAGAATATGGTAATCAAACCAAAAACTTCATGAGAGAAAAATTGGATGAGGTAAAAATGAAAGACACTCGAACGAGTTCTCTTCCAAACATGCCCGGAAGATCTACAACC gAAGAGAGTGAGTCTGGAAGAACGCAAGCGTCCGGAAGTGCCATGGTGACCACGACCAAGTGTTTTAATTGCGACGAGTTTGGACATTTGGGACGTGACTGTCCAAGACAAGGGACGAACATCAAAATGTGCTATGAATGCAGACAGTTCGTGACACATAGAGCTGCTCAATGTCCAAAGAGGTTGGCAAActcgaaagaaaaaag